From a region of the Constantimarinum furrinae genome:
- a CDS encoding DMT family transporter produces the protein MTNNQLKWLYLFILSLIWGSSFILIKKGLVGLTDYQVGSFRIVLTSVFLFSVGFKTLKQIRKEQWKWVAISGFVSSFFPPFLFAMAQNHIDSAIASVLNSLTPLATVIIGVLVFRILSTRRQIFGVVIGLVGTVILILVGADFNPNQNYWYSVLIIIATLGYALNVNIIKKYLNDISALAVTTGNFLFICIPSFVILYYSGFFGSILESEAMQRSAIFVAILSLFGTAIAKVIFNKLVQISSPVFASSVTYTMPVIAVIWGLIDGEAFSFMQIFAASVILLGVYMANKRNRT, from the coding sequence ATGACCAACAATCAGTTAAAGTGGCTCTACCTGTTTATTTTATCACTTATCTGGGGAAGTTCGTTTATACTCATTAAAAAGGGATTGGTGGGTCTCACCGACTATCAGGTGGGCTCTTTTCGGATCGTACTGACCTCTGTATTTTTATTTTCGGTGGGGTTTAAAACTCTCAAACAAATTAGGAAGGAGCAATGGAAGTGGGTTGCGATTTCGGGCTTTGTAAGCTCATTTTTCCCGCCTTTTCTGTTCGCGATGGCGCAGAACCATATCGATAGTGCCATAGCTTCGGTATTAAATTCGCTAACTCCTTTGGCAACCGTGATCATAGGAGTTCTAGTTTTTAGAATTTTAAGTACGAGGCGTCAGATATTCGGGGTGGTGATCGGGTTGGTTGGAACGGTAATTCTGATTTTGGTAGGTGCCGACTTTAACCCTAATCAGAATTATTGGTACAGCGTACTTATTATCATAGCAACTCTGGGATATGCACTTAACGTCAACATCATTAAAAAATATCTCAATGATATAAGTGCCCTTGCCGTAACCACGGGGAATTTTCTGTTTATCTGTATTCCATCCTTCGTAATTTTGTATTACAGTGGATTTTTTGGGAGCATCCTCGAATCTGAAGCCATGCAGCGCTCAGCAATCTTTGTTGCCATCCTATCTTTATTCGGGACCGCCATCGCCAAGGTCATTTTCAATAAACTGGTACAGATATCCAGTCCCGTATTTGCGTCCTCGGTTACTTACACTATGCCTGTTATTGCCGTAATATGGGGATTGATAGACGGTGAAGCCTTTAGTTTTATGCAGATTTTTGCGGCTTCTGTGATCTTATTAGGGGTTTATATGGCCAATAAACGGAATCGTACATAG
- the gldD gene encoding gliding motility lipoprotein GldD — protein MRYLLLLFSLFFVLGCKDEVVVKPAAKLRLEYPKAIYDTVISDCPFSFEKNNMATLLHKKNCAINLHYPQMQATVYLTYQPIQNSNLDSLLFDAQKLTYDHNIKADAIFEQPRVDSINKVFGMFYMIDGNAATQSQFYVTDSLRHFMTGSVYFETKPNFDSLYPAVIYLRNDMRRIMETINWK, from the coding sequence ATGCGCTATTTACTGTTACTGTTTTCTTTATTCTTTGTTTTAGGTTGTAAGGATGAAGTGGTGGTTAAACCGGCGGCGAAACTCCGCCTGGAATATCCTAAAGCGATCTACGATACGGTCATTTCCGATTGCCCGTTTTCATTCGAGAAAAACAATATGGCAACGCTGCTTCATAAGAAGAACTGCGCTATTAATTTACATTACCCTCAAATGCAGGCTACCGTTTACCTTACCTATCAGCCCATACAAAACAGCAATCTCGACTCCTTATTATTCGATGCGCAAAAGCTTACCTACGACCATAATATAAAGGCCGACGCTATTTTCGAGCAACCCAGGGTTGACAGTATAAACAAAGTCTTCGGAATGTTTTATATGATAGACGGTAATGCCGCGACTCAGTCACAATTCTATGTTACCGACAGTCTTCGTCACTTTATGACGGGGTCGGTGTATTTTGAAACCAAACCCAATTTCGATTCTCTCTATCCGGCGGTTATTTATCTTCGGAACGATATGCGGCGTATCATGGAAACCATTAACTGGAAGTAG
- a CDS encoding gliding motility-associated protein GldE has product MDTEPPSLLLIALLTFPQITSLVMLVVLLICSAMISGAEVAFFSLTTSDFEGTEEKNPPKKLQIVRKLLSKPKKLLATILIANNAINIAIVLLFDSLTDVFFDDINSVFYGINLRFVVEVGLVTFLILLFGEILPKVYASRNKLTFSSFMAYPLNVLDTLLTPLSMPMRSATIYLQDKFGKQKSNISVDQLSQALALTNEADTTHEEQKILQGIVTFGNMDTKQVMKPRMEIFALNEDMNYKEIMPEIIARGYSRIPVYEDSIDNITGILYVKDLMPYIDRKTLDWTSLKREAYFVPENKKLDDLLNEFKEMKMHLAIVVDEYGGTSGLISLEDIIEEIVGEISDEFDDEDLVFSKLDDSNFVFEGKTPLKDFYKVIKLEDPQLFEDEKGESETLAGFLLEISKGFPKKDEIISFHHYAFTIEAFDNKRIKQIKLSITS; this is encoded by the coding sequence TTGGATACAGAACCTCCAAGTTTACTCTTAATAGCGTTACTTACTTTCCCGCAGATCACCAGTCTGGTTATGTTGGTAGTCTTATTGATCTGTTCTGCAATGATCTCCGGTGCCGAAGTTGCATTTTTTTCCTTGACTACTTCAGACTTCGAAGGCACTGAAGAAAAGAATCCGCCTAAGAAACTGCAGATCGTTAGGAAACTTCTTTCAAAACCCAAAAAATTATTGGCGACCATCCTCATCGCCAACAACGCCATAAATATTGCCATCGTACTGCTGTTCGACTCTTTAACCGATGTGTTTTTTGACGATATCAATTCGGTATTCTACGGAATAAATCTTCGGTTTGTCGTAGAAGTTGGATTGGTGACTTTTTTAATACTACTCTTTGGAGAGATCCTGCCAAAGGTTTATGCCAGCAGGAACAAGCTCACATTTTCGTCTTTTATGGCCTATCCCTTAAACGTGTTGGATACTTTGCTTACGCCATTGAGTATGCCTATGCGCTCTGCAACCATCTATCTGCAAGATAAATTCGGGAAACAAAAATCCAACATTAGTGTAGATCAGTTATCACAGGCTCTGGCCTTAACTAATGAAGCCGATACCACCCATGAAGAGCAGAAGATACTTCAGGGGATCGTTACCTTCGGTAATATGGACACCAAACAGGTGATGAAACCGCGAATGGAGATCTTTGCGCTTAACGAGGATATGAATTATAAGGAGATCATGCCCGAGATCATTGCGAGGGGATATTCTCGAATTCCGGTTTACGAAGATAGTATCGATAACATTACCGGTATATTGTATGTAAAAGATTTGATGCCTTACATCGATAGAAAAACACTGGACTGGACTTCGTTGAAACGCGAGGCTTACTTTGTGCCGGAGAACAAGAAGCTGGACGATCTTCTCAACGAATTCAAGGAGATGAAAATGCACCTCGCTATAGTGGTGGACGAATACGGAGGCACCAGTGGATTAATTTCTCTGGAAGATATTATAGAAGAGATCGTAGGCGAAATAAGTGATGAATTTGACGATGAAGATCTGGTGTTCTCAAAACTGGATGACAGCAACTTTGTGTTTGAAGGTAAGACCCCGCTAAAGGATTTTTATAAGGTGATCAAACTGGAGGACCCTCAGCTTTTTGAGGATGAAAAAGGAGAATCTGAAACACTGGCCGGTTTTCTTTTGGAGATCTCCAAAGGATTCCCGAAAAAGGATGAGATAATATCCTTTCATCACTATGCGTTTACTATTGAAGCATTCGACAACAAACGGATCAAACAAATTAAACTGTCTATCACAAGCTAA
- a CDS encoding single-stranded DNA-binding protein: protein MSGTLNKVMLIGHTGDEVKMHYFEGGGSIGRFPLATNESYTNRTTGERVNNTEWHNIVVRNKAAEICEKYLNKGDKVYIEGRLKTRKWQDDQGQDRYSTEIHCTDFTFLTPKNESSPGAPQNNAANEQPVSQPSKSQTDESIGGDDDDLPF from the coding sequence ATGAGTGGAACACTTAATAAGGTAATGCTAATTGGGCATACGGGTGATGAGGTTAAAATGCACTATTTTGAAGGTGGTGGCAGTATAGGAAGATTTCCCCTCGCAACGAATGAAAGTTATACCAACCGAACTACCGGTGAACGGGTAAATAACACGGAGTGGCACAATATCGTGGTTCGGAATAAGGCTGCCGAGATTTGTGAAAAATATTTGAACAAAGGCGATAAGGTGTATATAGAAGGGCGTTTAAAAACCCGTAAGTGGCAGGATGATCAGGGTCAGGATCGATACAGTACTGAAATTCATTGTACCGACTTTACTTTTTTAACTCCGAAGAACGAAAGTTCGCCCGGTGCTCCTCAAAACAATGCTGCGAATGAGCAGCCTGTTTCTCAGCCTTCCAAGTCACAAACCGATGAGTCTATAGGTGGTGACGATGATGATCTTCCGTTTTAA
- the mutY gene encoding A/G-specific adenine glycosylase, which yields MPKKLPLFTKKLIIWYLHNKRDLPWRGKNDPYFIWLSEIILQQTRVAQGLPYYLKFTKAFPTIKDLAMATEAEVLKLWQGLGYYSRARNLHHTAKYIHSELNGRFPPDFKGLLKLKGVGDYTASAIASICYNEPTAVVDGNVYRVLSRVLGIDLPINSSSGIRVFKELAQLYLDPEQPGTYNQAIMEFGARYCVPKNPECGTCIFKEECVAFNTNSVSELPVKLKKAAVRKRHFNYLVILSEDDKTILNQRTKKGIWQQLYEFPLIETSEELAIESLLSHRDFQSFSKKFEIASVTLYNEQPVVHKLSHQHLITKFWIVETNTIACDGTPISSIKEYAVPVLIENFISDFPAI from the coding sequence ATGCCAAAAAAGCTCCCTTTATTTACTAAAAAACTCATAATCTGGTATTTACACAATAAACGTGATCTGCCATGGCGGGGGAAGAATGATCCGTACTTTATTTGGTTATCGGAGATCATACTGCAGCAAACACGTGTGGCACAGGGACTTCCGTATTATTTAAAATTTACCAAGGCATTTCCTACAATTAAAGACCTTGCAATGGCTACTGAAGCAGAGGTTTTAAAATTATGGCAGGGGTTGGGGTATTATTCCCGAGCGAGAAATCTTCATCATACAGCAAAATACATCCATAGCGAACTTAACGGGAGGTTTCCTCCGGATTTTAAGGGGTTACTGAAGCTAAAGGGGGTGGGTGATTATACTGCCAGCGCTATTGCATCCATCTGCTATAATGAGCCTACCGCCGTAGTCGATGGCAATGTTTACAGAGTATTGTCACGGGTGTTGGGAATTGATCTGCCCATAAACAGCAGTTCCGGAATAAGGGTGTTTAAAGAACTGGCTCAGCTTTATCTCGATCCTGAACAACCCGGAACTTACAATCAGGCCATTATGGAATTTGGTGCGCGTTACTGCGTGCCTAAAAATCCGGAATGCGGTACCTGTATATTTAAGGAGGAATGTGTCGCCTTCAATACGAATTCTGTTTCTGAATTGCCGGTGAAGCTAAAAAAAGCTGCTGTGCGAAAGCGCCATTTTAATTATCTGGTGATTCTTTCCGAAGACGATAAAACCATTTTAAATCAGCGTACTAAAAAAGGAATATGGCAACAACTCTACGAATTTCCTCTTATAGAAACTTCCGAAGAATTAGCTATTGAATCCCTACTTTCGCATCGGGATTTTCAATCCTTCTCCAAAAAATTCGAAATTGCCTCTGTAACGCTGTACAATGAGCAGCCGGTGGTTCATAAATTATCTCACCAGCATTTAATCACAAAATTCTGGATCGTCGAAACCAATACGATAGCGTGCGATGGCACCCCCATTAGCTCTATAAAAGAGTATGCCGTGCCTGTACTGATAGAAAATTTTATTTCCGACTTCCCCGCTATTTAA
- a CDS encoding HU family DNA-binding protein, with amino-acid sequence MTKADIVAKISEKLGMEKGDVQATVETFMDEVKNSLEGGDNVYLRGFGSFIIKTRAEKTGRNISKNTTIKIPAHNIPAFKPAKIFVEGVKTNVEVKK; translated from the coding sequence ATGACGAAAGCAGATATCGTAGCGAAAATCTCAGAAAAACTAGGAATGGAAAAAGGTGATGTTCAGGCAACTGTTGAAACCTTTATGGATGAGGTAAAAAATTCACTGGAAGGTGGAGACAATGTTTATCTTAGAGGATTTGGTAGTTTTATCATTAAAACGAGAGCCGAAAAAACCGGAAGAAACATTTCCAAGAATACAACGATCAAGATTCCCGCACACAACATCCCCGCATTTAAGCCGGCAAAAATATTTGTCGAAGGTGTAAAAACCAATGTTGAAGTAAAGAAATAA
- a CDS encoding Rne/Rng family ribonuclease has translation MNYELIIRSSSQEVDFALLKDGKLIELNKEEENNKFAVGDIYLAKIRKTVPGLNAAFVNVGYEKDAFLHYHDLGPKVASLLKFIKRVSTGKLRDYSLKDFPFEKEIDKNGGINDALKSNQSILVQIVKEPISTKGPRISSELSIAGRYIVLVPFSDRISISQKIESKEEKDRLKRLITSIRPKGFGVIIRTVAEGKKVAELDRDLQNLVDRWTAMCKKLQGAHHPSKVLSELNRGSSMIRDVFNDNFTNIHIDDEALYLQIKDYVQEIAPNKENIVKLYDSKVPIFEKFGIERQIKTSFGKTVSGSKGAYLVIEHTEAMHVIDVNSGNRSNKSKNQEDTALEVNLIAASEVARQLRLRDMGGIIVVDFIDMSHAGNRKKLYNHLREEMKDDRAKHKILPPSKFGLIQITRQRVRPEMNIKTREEDPNIGVDGEIEAPIIVVQRITEELKRLFKKDYKKITLNTHPFIAAFLTKGFPSVRTKWFMEHKKWVKIQPRDAYTYLEYHFLDKNGEEIK, from the coding sequence GTGAACTACGAATTAATTATCAGATCCAGTTCACAAGAAGTTGATTTTGCCCTTTTAAAAGATGGAAAACTTATTGAATTAAATAAGGAGGAAGAAAACAACAAGTTCGCGGTAGGAGATATTTATCTTGCCAAGATCAGAAAAACAGTTCCGGGCCTCAATGCCGCATTTGTAAATGTGGGTTACGAGAAAGATGCATTTTTGCATTATCACGACCTGGGACCTAAAGTTGCTTCCTTATTGAAGTTCATTAAACGTGTAAGCACAGGTAAACTTAGAGACTATTCTCTAAAAGATTTCCCATTTGAAAAAGAGATTGATAAAAACGGAGGCATTAACGACGCCCTTAAATCCAATCAATCTATTCTGGTACAAATAGTAAAAGAACCCATTTCCACCAAAGGTCCTAGAATAAGTTCAGAGCTGTCAATAGCCGGACGATATATTGTTCTGGTGCCGTTTTCGGACCGGATTTCTATCTCTCAAAAAATAGAATCCAAAGAAGAAAAGGACAGGTTAAAACGCTTAATTACAAGCATAAGACCTAAAGGATTTGGAGTGATCATACGCACTGTAGCAGAGGGCAAAAAAGTAGCAGAACTGGATAGAGATTTACAAAATCTCGTGGATCGCTGGACAGCGATGTGCAAAAAGCTACAAGGAGCACACCATCCTTCAAAGGTGTTGAGTGAGTTAAACAGAGGATCATCGATGATCAGAGATGTTTTTAATGACAATTTTACAAACATCCATATAGACGACGAAGCTTTGTACTTACAAATAAAAGATTATGTGCAGGAAATCGCACCTAATAAAGAGAATATTGTTAAGTTATATGATTCTAAAGTTCCCATTTTTGAAAAATTCGGGATCGAAAGACAGATTAAAACTTCCTTCGGAAAAACAGTATCTGGCAGTAAAGGAGCCTATCTGGTGATCGAACATACGGAAGCCATGCACGTCATTGACGTGAACAGCGGTAACCGTAGTAACAAATCGAAAAACCAGGAAGATACCGCCCTCGAGGTCAATTTAATTGCCGCGAGCGAAGTAGCAAGACAATTACGTTTACGGGATATGGGAGGCATAATCGTTGTCGATTTTATCGACATGAGTCATGCCGGAAACCGCAAAAAACTCTATAATCACCTTCGTGAAGAGATGAAGGACGACAGAGCAAAACACAAGATCCTACCCCCCAGTAAATTCGGGTTGATTCAAATTACCCGACAACGCGTAAGGCCTGAAATGAATATTAAAACTCGCGAAGAAGACCCCAACATTGGTGTCGACGGCGAGATTGAAGCGCCTATCATCGTTGTACAACGAATTACCGAAGAGCTTAAAAGACTCTTCAAAAAAGACTATAAAAAGATTACGTTAAATACGCATCCTTTTATAGCAGCCTTTTTAACAAAAGGATTTCCATCTGTGCGAACCAAGTGGTTCATGGAGCACAAAAAATGGGTTAAAATTCAACCTAGAGACGCTTACACGTATCTTGAATATCACTTCCTCGATAAAAACGGAGAAGAGATAAAATAA
- a CDS encoding regulatory protein RecX, whose translation MRNFYLRIVSTHTTYTVEEAKRRMERYCVYQERCHKEVNQKLRDMRMIPEAIDIVIHHLLQHDFLNESRFSQAFARGKFRTKKWGKKRIIQELKFRNISQYNIKLALKEITDPEYFNTFHSLAEKRFASLTSEKDLQKKRKKLADYLLYRGWESHLVYEKIKELIG comes from the coding sequence ATGCGGAATTTTTATCTTCGCATAGTGTCCACTCATACTACATATACCGTTGAAGAAGCCAAACGCCGTATGGAACGCTATTGCGTTTATCAGGAACGGTGTCATAAGGAGGTAAATCAAAAATTACGGGATATGCGAATGATCCCGGAAGCTATCGATATAGTTATCCATCATCTTTTACAACATGATTTCTTAAACGAATCCCGCTTTTCACAGGCTTTTGCCAGAGGAAAATTCAGAACAAAGAAATGGGGGAAAAAACGCATCATTCAGGAGCTCAAATTCAGGAATATTTCGCAATACAACATCAAACTGGCACTAAAAGAGATTACCGATCCGGAATACTTCAACACCTTTCACAGCTTGGCCGAAAAACGCTTTGCAAGTCTTACTTCAGAAAAAGACCTTCAGAAAAAAAGAAAAAAATTAGCCGATTACCTGCTCTATCGCGGTTGGGAGAGCCATCTGGTGTATGAAAAGATCAAAGAACTCATCGGGTAA
- a CDS encoding cupin-like domain-containing protein, with the protein MQLQEIDRVETITPGDFRKKYLKPQKPVVIERLIEDWPAYVKWDLDYMAHIAGEKEVPLYDDRPVDYKDGFNEPHAKMKMADYIELLKREPTKYRIFLWNILKEIPQLQKDFTYPDFGIKLMKGLPMLFFGGTDSYTFMHYDIDLANIFHFHFHGKKEVILFDQDQNDFLYKVPHSLITREDINFADPDYDKWPALKKVKGFKTHLEHGNVLYMPEGYWHYMRYITPGFSMSLRAIARNPKNLGKALYNIFIMRHFDNMMRRIKGQDWIDAKNEKAIRRTHRKLKMEGIGSS; encoded by the coding sequence ATGCAATTACAGGAAATAGACAGAGTTGAAACGATCACCCCCGGTGACTTTCGCAAAAAATATTTGAAACCTCAAAAGCCCGTTGTTATTGAACGTCTTATTGAGGATTGGCCTGCGTATGTAAAATGGGATCTAGACTATATGGCTCACATAGCAGGAGAAAAGGAAGTCCCCTTATACGACGACCGACCCGTAGATTATAAGGATGGTTTTAATGAGCCTCATGCGAAGATGAAAATGGCAGACTATATAGAGCTGCTAAAACGCGAACCTACCAAATACCGTATCTTCCTGTGGAATATTTTAAAGGAAATACCACAATTACAAAAGGATTTTACGTATCCTGATTTTGGTATAAAGCTTATGAAAGGATTGCCTATGTTGTTCTTTGGCGGGACAGACAGCTATACGTTTATGCATTACGATATTGATCTGGCGAACATCTTTCATTTTCACTTTCACGGAAAAAAGGAGGTGATATTATTCGATCAGGACCAAAATGACTTTCTGTATAAAGTTCCGCATTCACTTATTACCCGAGAGGATATCAATTTTGCCGATCCGGACTACGATAAGTGGCCGGCATTGAAAAAAGTGAAGGGTTTTAAAACCCATCTGGAGCATGGAAATGTATTGTATATGCCTGAAGGATATTGGCATTATATGCGCTATATCACTCCGGGGTTTTCTATGAGCTTACGGGCAATTGCGCGTAATCCGAAGAATCTTGGAAAAGCGCTTTACAACATTTTTATTATGCGCCATTTTGATAATATGATGAGGCGCATAAAAGGACAGGACTGGATTGATGCCAAGAATGAAAAGGCTATTAGGCGTACTCACAGAAAGCTGAAGATGGAGGGGATTGGTAGTTCGTAG
- a CDS encoding fibronectin type III domain-containing protein, whose protein sequence is MKNLVLVLLLAVAVVSCNKDDDNGNANCADPNGLVIDLLGSTNVKISWGTGGETAWQIEYGPTGFELGTGTVIQTSQISYLINGLEPGTGYEVYLRSNCGSDGFSDYISISFVTLTGNPNCNAPSDLSLGLITSSTVEFSWLENNETAWQIEYGISGFTIGTGTVVETSQNVYTITGLSPSTTYEIYVRANCGSDGFSEYSDALVVTTTP, encoded by the coding sequence ATGAAAAATTTAGTCTTAGTGCTACTGTTGGCAGTAGCTGTAGTTTCCTGTAATAAGGATGACGATAATGGAAACGCCAATTGTGCCGATCCCAATGGTTTGGTCATCGATCTATTAGGGAGTACCAATGTAAAGATAAGCTGGGGTACCGGTGGAGAAACTGCCTGGCAGATCGAATACGGGCCAACAGGTTTTGAACTGGGAACAGGAACTGTGATCCAGACCTCACAAATTAGTTATCTAATAAACGGACTGGAACCCGGAACCGGTTACGAAGTCTATTTGCGTTCCAACTGCGGATCGGATGGATTTAGTGACTATATCTCTATAAGTTTTGTGACCTTAACCGGGAATCCGAATTGTAACGCACCATCAGACCTTAGTTTAGGACTAATTACTTCGAGTACTGTAGAATTTAGTTGGTTAGAAAATAACGAAACGGCCTGGCAGATCGAATACGGAATTTCCGGATTTACCATAGGTACGGGAACCGTAGTTGAGACCTCTCAGAATGTTTATACTATAACCGGATTATCACCCTCTACCACTTATGAGATCTACGTACGTGCCAATTGTGGCTCGGACGGATTCAGTGAATATTCGGATGCCCTAGTGGTTACGACCACTCCATAA
- the bioB gene encoding biotin synthase BioB: protein MKVIKHDWTREEILEIYNKPLMELLYEAATIHREFHDPNQVQVSTLLSIKTGGCPEDCGYCPQAARYHTNIEGNDLMSVQQVKAQALRAKASGSSRVCMGAAWRNVKDGEEFDQVLEMVRTINKLDMEVCCTLGMITENQAKRLAEAGLYAYNHNLDTSEDYYKDVISTRAFKDRLDTIENVRKTNVTVCSGGIIGMGEKLEDRAGMLVALASLNPQPESVPINALVAVEGTPMEEIEPVSIWEMIRMVATTRIIMPQTQVRLSAGRTGMSREGQAMCFFAGANSIFAGDKLLTTPNPDVNEDMEMFKTLGLQPMAPFVKKAQPETVEAAHSVLQPMGEKPKWTRPGHTIERNEEAKQKAKAAQ from the coding sequence ATGAAGGTTATAAAACACGACTGGACCAGAGAAGAGATACTGGAAATTTACAATAAACCCTTAATGGAGTTACTTTACGAAGCAGCAACAATACACAGAGAGTTCCACGATCCCAATCAAGTGCAGGTATCTACGCTCTTGTCTATCAAAACGGGTGGCTGTCCGGAGGATTGCGGGTATTGTCCGCAAGCGGCTCGTTACCACACGAATATTGAAGGAAATGATCTTATGAGTGTGCAGCAGGTTAAGGCACAGGCTTTACGGGCGAAAGCTTCCGGAAGTTCCAGAGTATGTATGGGTGCGGCATGGAGAAATGTTAAGGATGGAGAAGAATTCGATCAGGTTTTGGAAATGGTACGTACCATTAACAAACTGGATATGGAAGTGTGTTGTACTTTGGGAATGATCACCGAGAATCAGGCAAAACGTCTGGCAGAGGCAGGATTATATGCCTACAACCACAATTTGGATACCAGTGAGGATTACTATAAGGATGTGATCTCCACACGTGCGTTTAAAGACCGTTTGGACACCATTGAAAATGTGAGAAAGACCAATGTTACGGTTTGTAGCGGAGGAATTATAGGCATGGGTGAAAAGCTGGAAGACCGTGCAGGGATGCTGGTCGCATTAGCATCATTAAATCCTCAACCCGAATCGGTTCCCATAAATGCCTTGGTGGCCGTAGAGGGTACCCCTATGGAAGAAATAGAGCCGGTCTCTATTTGGGAAATGATAAGAATGGTTGCCACTACGCGAATCATAATGCCGCAAACACAAGTTCGACTGTCGGCGGGACGCACCGGGATGAGCCGTGAGGGACAAGCCATGTGTTTCTTTGCAGGGGCAAATTCTATTTTTGCAGGAGATAAATTGTTGACCACGCCAAATCCCGATGTAAATGAGGATATGGAAATGTTTAAAACATTGGGGCTACAGCCAATGGCGCCCTTTGTGAAAAAGGCACAACCTGAAACAGTTGAGGCAGCTCATTCTGTATTACAACCTATGGGAGAAAAGCCAAAATGGACCCGTCCGGGACATACTATAGAGCGTAACGAAGAAGCCAAGCAAAAAGCAAAGGCGGCTCAATAA
- a CDS encoding beta-ketoacyl synthase N-terminal-like domain-containing protein, with protein sequence MISILSIASISALGVSSEEIWRSYNARTPLFTEMRDNDGSFSEKPRWVSKLTFDGESALQQLQKENTGYKKLDRTVLLAIAAAKSSFLPEAFSEKRVGVNIGSSRGATALFEQYHNQYRLEGKVSAYASPTSTLGNISSWVGQELGIRGVEIEHSVTCSTAMHAMLNGIAWLEARMADVFLVGGSEAALTPFTFAQMDALKLYSRKSNAIACESMKFDKKRNSMVLGEGAAVAVLAKGQHAKAIGVIAGYGFASEKLEHGSSISENAACLQKSMKMALENAGMDTVDGIVMHAPGTVKGDMAELNAIDTVFNRKRPLLTSNKWLIGHTFGASGMMSVEMAVLMLQRNRWIENPFYNSIGQQKKLRSIMVNAVGFGGNAVSIIVSKP encoded by the coding sequence TTGATCAGTATTTTATCCATTGCATCCATTTCGGCATTAGGAGTTTCTTCGGAAGAGATATGGAGATCCTATAACGCAAGAACTCCCCTTTTTACCGAAATGAGAGACAACGACGGATCTTTTTCAGAAAAACCGAGATGGGTTTCTAAGCTTACTTTTGATGGAGAATCTGCTTTACAGCAACTTCAGAAGGAAAATACTGGATATAAAAAACTGGATCGCACCGTTTTACTCGCTATAGCTGCCGCGAAAAGTTCTTTTTTGCCTGAAGCTTTTTCAGAAAAACGAGTGGGTGTTAACATCGGGTCTTCGAGAGGTGCTACTGCATTATTTGAACAGTACCACAATCAGTACAGATTGGAAGGCAAGGTTTCTGCTTATGCTTCCCCGACTTCCACATTAGGGAACATATCCTCATGGGTGGGCCAGGAATTGGGAATTAGAGGCGTTGAGATTGAACATTCGGTGACCTGTTCTACAGCCATGCACGCCATGTTAAACGGGATAGCCTGGCTTGAAGCAAGGATGGCCGATGTCTTTTTGGTAGGTGGAAGCGAAGCGGCACTAACACCCTTTACTTTTGCGCAGATGGATGCGTTAAAATTGTACTCCAGGAAAAGTAATGCGATAGCTTGTGAGTCCATGAAATTTGATAAGAAACGTAATTCTATGGTTTTAGGAGAGGGGGCGGCAGTTGCGGTTTTAGCAAAAGGACAGCATGCTAAAGCCATTGGAGTGATCGCCGGCTATGGATTTGCTTCAGAAAAGCTGGAACACGGGAGTTCCATTTCAGAAAATGCAGCATGTTTACAGAAGTCAATGAAAATGGCACTCGAGAATGCAGGCATGGACACTGTAGACGGTATTGTGATGCATGCTCCGGGAACGGTAAAGGGCGATATGGCAGAGCTAAATGCTATTGATACTGTATTTAACAGAAAGCGCCCGTTACTCACTTCAAACAAATGGCTCATTGGGCATACTTTTGGTGCCAGTGGGATGATGAGTGTGGAAATGGCGGTCTTGATGCTTCAGCGTAACAGGTGGATAGAAAATCCTTTTTACAACAGCATAGGACAACAGAAAAAGCTTCGATCGATCATGGTAAACGCAGTTGGTTTTGGTGGAAATGCTGTTAGTATAATTGTTTCCAAACCTTGA